A segment of the Acidobacteriota bacterium genome:
CGCGACACAAAAACTAGATGCCGACTCCAACCCAGGAGAGCCCGGTGACGACGAAGCCGAACGGTAACGGCAGCAGCGTCCGCGTGGAGATCTTCGACCAAGCCTACAACCTTCGCGGTACCGATCCCGACCACATCTTCAAGCTCGCGGAATACGTGGATTCGAAGATGCGCTCCGTGGCCGAGCAGACCTCTACGGTCGACTCGATGCGGCTGGCCGTGCTCGCTGCGCTGAACATCGCCGACGAGTACCAGGTGCTGAAGCGCAAGTACGAAGCCATTGCCGGCGAGTACAACGCCCGCGCCCATCAGTTGAGCGATATGCTCAACGATGCCATCGAGGAAGGCCGCCGGGTCAGCTGAGCTACTGAGGACGCCCACCGCCATCCGGGCGGGCAATCCGCCCGGCGCGTTCTTCTATGTCCTATTTCTTGTAGACGCTGTACGGGCTGTCGCCGATGGTCTTGTGCGCGTCGAGCCACGCCGCTGCGCCGGCGGCGTCCTGCACTTCTCCGCGGAAGATGGCGAGCACCAGGTCGTGCGTGAGCACGGTATTGAATTGCGGCGCGTAGCTTCTCGCATGCGCGTCCTTCGTCTGCAGGTCGGGGAAGCGCACCAGGAACGGGATGCGATGGTCGAGCGGCGCGAGCGCGCGATCATCGTCCGGCGCCCAGCCAAAGTGCGTGCTCCAGAACTCGGAGCGCCACCAGTGGTCGGCGGAGGCGATCACCACGGAATCCTTCCACACGCCAGAGCGCTCCATCGCCGCTCGTAGCTCGCCCAGCGTGCGGTCGGCGAGGGCGAGGTTGTCGAGATATCCGTGCGTCTCCGCGGTCGAGAACCGCCCGGTCTTGCGGTCGTAGATGCCGTGCGGATGCGGCACCGGCAGATGCAGCACCACCAGGCTGAGCGCGGGATCGGCCGCATCCTGGATGCCAAGCGGCACCAGCTCCTGATAATCATGCAGCTCCTCCGTACGCTCGCGCTCGCCGGCGCTGATGAAACCGGGAAGGTGGCGCAGCTCCCAGGTGACGGTTGGGATATCGAGCAGCTCGTCGAGCATGCTCGTGGGGATGGACGCATCCCGCCGGATCTCGCCGAGCAG
Coding sequences within it:
- a CDS encoding LTA synthase family protein, with amino-acid sequence PNIFSESRAGGANAALTGWFHPYCRISGIAASLTRCHWQDGGILLGEIRRDASIPTSMLDELLDIPTVTWELRHLPGFISAGERERTEELHDYQELVPLGIQDAADPALSLVVLHLPVPHPHGIYDRKTGRFSTAETHGYLDNLALADRTLGELRAAMERSGVWKDSVVIASADHWWRSEFWSTHFGWAPDDDRALAPLDHRIPFLVRFPDLQTKDAHARSYAPQFNTVLTHDLVLAIFRGEVQDAAGAAAWLDAHKTIGDSPYSVYKK
- a CDS encoding cell division protein ZapA, translated to MPTPTQESPVTTKPNGNGSSVRVEIFDQAYNLRGTDPDHIFKLAEYVDSKMRSVAEQTSTVDSMRLAVLAALNIADEYQVLKRKYEAIAGEYNARAHQLSDMLNDAIEEGRRVS